One Acidimicrobiia bacterium DNA segment encodes these proteins:
- the murF gene encoding UDP-N-acetylmuramoyl-tripeptide--D-alanyl-D-alanine ligase, with protein MRWDLASVARMTGGRAVGDAVVTSVDIDSRRIRPGSLFVALRGERVDGHDYSVAAVAAGAAACLVERGRLPAGVSGVEVDDPLSALSSLAAARRSELDIPVVAITGSSGKTTTKDLAAAALGPCTHAALESYNNEIGVPLTILDTPDAATALVVEVGSRGLGHIAALTAVVRPDVAVLTNVGTAHLEMFGDVATVLRAKWELMEGVGDGVAVVPRDLDASHLPPPRRLLTFGEGEGADVRATEVTVDDLGRATVTLGHGEERGRVTLPVPGRHQVSNAAAAVAAAVAAGRDFGPAVDRLASARVSRWRMEVSRGAIGGAAVTVVNDAYNANPESMAAALRTVAGMSGRRLAVLGRMHELGPVETAAHVAVGELAARLGFALVVVVGDDPGIASGAGSIAVAVADADAALRCLTDRIEPHDVVLVKASRATGLESVAAALVSEVAA; from the coding sequence GTGAGGTGGGATCTCGCCTCCGTTGCTCGGATGACGGGCGGTCGCGCTGTGGGAGACGCCGTGGTGACGTCGGTCGACATCGACAGTCGACGGATCCGCCCCGGCTCGCTGTTCGTCGCCCTGCGCGGCGAGCGTGTCGACGGGCACGACTACTCGGTAGCGGCCGTCGCCGCCGGTGCCGCCGCCTGTCTCGTCGAGCGGGGTCGGCTCCCTGCCGGCGTCTCCGGGGTGGAGGTGGACGACCCGCTGTCGGCCCTCTCGTCACTCGCCGCGGCCCGACGGTCAGAGCTCGATATTCCGGTCGTTGCCATCACCGGCAGCAGTGGCAAGACCACCACCAAGGATCTGGCGGCGGCGGCGCTGGGACCCTGCACCCACGCCGCCCTCGAGTCGTACAACAACGAGATCGGTGTCCCCCTGACGATCCTCGACACCCCCGACGCCGCCACTGCTCTGGTGGTCGAGGTGGGCAGCCGGGGGCTGGGCCACATCGCGGCGCTCACCGCGGTGGTCCGCCCCGATGTCGCCGTGCTGACCAACGTCGGCACCGCCCATCTCGAGATGTTCGGTGACGTCGCAACCGTCCTGCGCGCCAAGTGGGAGCTCATGGAGGGTGTGGGCGACGGCGTCGCGGTGGTGCCCCGGGATCTCGACGCCTCCCACCTGCCGCCGCCGCGAAGGCTGCTCACCTTCGGTGAGGGCGAGGGCGCCGACGTCCGCGCCACCGAGGTGACGGTCGACGACCTCGGCCGCGCCACCGTCACCCTGGGCCACGGCGAGGAGCGGGGGCGGGTGACCCTGCCGGTGCCGGGCCGTCATCAAGTCTCGAACGCGGCTGCGGCCGTTGCCGCCGCCGTCGCGGCGGGGCGTGACTTCGGGCCGGCCGTGGATCGGCTGGCGTCGGCGCGGGTGTCGCGTTGGCGAATGGAAGTGTCCCGCGGGGCCATCGGCGGCGCTGCGGTGACCGTGGTCAACGACGCCTACAACGCCAACCCCGAGTCGATGGCCGCCGCTCTGCGAACCGTTGCCGGCATGTCCGGTCGCCGTCTCGCCGTGCTCGGTCGTATGCACGAACTCGGGCCGGTCGAGACGGCGGCGCACGTTGCCGTCGGCGAGCTGGCCGCTCGCCTCGGTTTTGCGCTGGTGGTGGTGGTTGGAGACGATCCGGGGATCGCCAGCGGGGCCGGGAGTATCGCCGTCGCCGTGGCAGACGCCGACGCAGCTCTGCGCTGTCTGACGGATCGCATCGAGCCCCACGACGTGGTGCTGGTCAAGGCGTCTCGCGCCACCGGGCTGGAGTCGGTGGCTGCGGCCCTCGTCTCGGAGGTCGCAGCATGA
- the mraY gene encoding phospho-N-acetylmuramoyl-pentapeptide-transferase, with the protein MIVLLASAAVSLLITLTGTPIAIRYFRSREIGQFIQDEVAHDHKQGTPTMGGLVMMVAVVAGWIVGHLDLRDASGAWDLGWRPFRTPGLLVLFAFVGMGLIGFLDDLSKVTRERNQGLKKRWKFAGQLVIAGLFAWAAIGYGVNTELSFTKPLGFELGALYVVWVLFLLTATANAVNFTDGLDGLASGSAALVFGAFLIIAFWQFRHPDFYETVHTLEIAGLAAALVGASLGFLWWSAAPAKIMMGDTGSQALGGAMAAMALLTNTHLLLAVLCGLYVIEMMSVVLQIASFRLFGRRIFKMAPLHHHFELKGWPETMIIVRFWILAAIFVALGLGIFYGDFISSGGIG; encoded by the coding sequence ATGATCGTTCTCCTGGCGAGCGCCGCCGTGTCGTTGCTGATCACCCTCACCGGGACGCCGATCGCCATCCGGTACTTCCGCTCTCGAGAGATCGGTCAGTTCATCCAGGACGAGGTCGCCCACGACCACAAGCAGGGGACGCCGACCATGGGCGGGCTCGTGATGATGGTGGCGGTAGTGGCCGGTTGGATCGTCGGTCACCTCGATTTGCGTGACGCCAGCGGCGCATGGGATCTGGGATGGCGGCCGTTCAGGACGCCGGGACTGCTGGTGCTGTTCGCTTTCGTCGGTATGGGCCTCATCGGGTTCCTCGACGACCTCTCCAAGGTCACCCGCGAGCGCAATCAAGGACTCAAGAAACGCTGGAAGTTCGCCGGTCAGCTCGTCATAGCCGGTCTGTTCGCCTGGGCTGCCATCGGCTACGGCGTGAACACGGAGCTGTCCTTCACCAAGCCGCTGGGCTTCGAGCTCGGTGCGCTGTACGTCGTGTGGGTCCTGTTCCTGCTCACGGCGACAGCGAACGCGGTGAACTTCACCGATGGGCTCGATGGTCTGGCGTCGGGGTCGGCGGCGCTGGTCTTCGGCGCTTTCCTGATCATCGCCTTCTGGCAGTTCCGCCATCCCGACTTCTATGAGACGGTGCACACCCTGGAAATCGCAGGTCTCGCCGCCGCTCTCGTCGGGGCGTCACTCGGCTTCCTGTGGTGGAGCGCCGCCCCGGCCAAGATCATGATGGGCGACACCGGGTCTCAGGCGTTGGGCGGCGCCATGGCGGCGATGGCGCTGCTCACCAACACCCACCTGCTCCTCGCCGTGCTCTGTGGCCTCTACGTGATCGAGATGATGTCGGTGGTGCTGCAGATCGCGTCGTTCCGACTGTTCGGTAGGCGCATCTTCAAGATGGCACCCCTCCACCATCACTTCGAGCTCAAGGGCTGGCCGGAGACGATGATCATCGTGAGGTTCTGGATCCTCGCCGCCATCTTCGTTGCTCTCGGTCTCGGCATATTCTACGGCGATTTCATCTCGTCGGGAGGCATCGGATGA
- the murD gene encoding UDP-N-acetylmuramoyl-L-alanine--D-glutamate ligase yields MSVLVLGAAVSGRAAATLLRALGEKVVVYDADTDALAGVDADAHYGGDWLPGLLDGVDLVVTSPGISPASPPLAAALASELPVWSELELAWRHLRTPLGAVTATNGKTTVTEAAAAMLVASGLDAIAAGNIGNPLCAEVGAERNVLVVEASSFQLAFVERFHTPAAVLLNVAPDHLDWHGTVDHYVASKQRILERQVPEDIVVYDRDDPGAAAAVAVATARRVAVSGRQVTADGFGREGSSLRLGDVVVPTDELGRHDDVFLVDLAAAAALALHLGATADGIAGAARAYRPGRHRRQLIGEWDGVRWVDDSKATNPHAALASIRSFGSVVLIAGGRAKGLDLTPLAAEPGVRQVIGIGEAGPALVAASRAGRMAVDMAEAVRIAAEVAEPGDTVLLAPGAASFDMFASYAERGDTFARLAVETKGR; encoded by the coding sequence ATGAGCGTGTTGGTCCTCGGTGCCGCGGTGAGCGGGCGGGCCGCGGCCACCCTGCTGCGCGCCCTCGGGGAGAAGGTCGTCGTCTACGACGCCGACACCGATGCCCTCGCCGGTGTCGATGCCGATGCCCACTACGGCGGAGACTGGCTGCCGGGCCTCCTCGATGGGGTCGACCTCGTGGTGACCAGCCCGGGCATCTCCCCGGCGTCGCCGCCGCTCGCCGCCGCCCTGGCCTCCGAGCTCCCGGTGTGGAGCGAACTCGAACTCGCCTGGCGCCACCTACGCACTCCTCTCGGGGCGGTCACCGCCACCAACGGCAAGACCACCGTCACCGAGGCGGCGGCGGCGATGCTGGTCGCCTCCGGCCTCGACGCGATCGCCGCCGGGAACATCGGCAACCCGCTGTGCGCCGAGGTAGGGGCGGAGCGCAACGTCCTCGTCGTCGAAGCGTCGTCGTTCCAACTGGCGTTCGTCGAGCGGTTTCACACGCCCGCGGCCGTGCTCCTCAACGTCGCCCCCGATCACCTCGACTGGCACGGCACCGTGGACCACTACGTGGCCTCGAAGCAGCGCATCCTGGAGCGCCAGGTACCCGAGGACATCGTGGTGTACGACCGCGACGACCCCGGAGCCGCGGCGGCCGTCGCGGTGGCCACGGCCCGACGGGTGGCGGTGAGCGGGCGCCAAGTCACCGCCGACGGTTTTGGTAGGGAGGGATCGTCGCTGCGCCTCGGCGACGTCGTCGTGCCGACTGACGAGCTGGGCCGTCACGACGACGTGTTCCTGGTCGACCTCGCCGCCGCCGCCGCCCTCGCTCTCCATCTCGGTGCCACCGCCGATGGTATCGCCGGGGCAGCGCGCGCCTATCGCCCGGGCCGCCATCGGCGTCAGCTGATCGGCGAGTGGGACGGCGTACGGTGGGTGGACGACTCGAAGGCGACCAACCCGCACGCCGCCCTCGCATCGATCAGGTCGTTCGGCTCGGTGGTGCTCATCGCCGGGGGGCGGGCCAAGGGCCTCGACCTCACCCCGCTGGCCGCCGAGCCAGGGGTCCGCCAGGTGATCGGGATCGGTGAGGCCGGACCAGCGCTGGTGGCGGCGAGCCGTGCCGGCCGGATGGCCGTCGACATGGCAGAAGCGGTCCGGATTGCCGCAGAAGTCGCCGAGCCCGGCGATACCGTGTTGCTGGCTCCCGGAGCGGCGAGTTTCGACATGTTCGCCTCGTACGCCGAGCGGGGAGACACGTTCGCCCGCCTGGCCGTCGAGACGAAGGGGAGGTGA